A part of Chanos chanos chromosome 9, fChaCha1.1, whole genome shotgun sequence genomic DNA contains:
- the fam78ab gene encoding protein FAM78A, giving the protein MRQSLLNERTFLWILLLLYAMGCIQSIRCKPKSFRESIIVLEVNSSIDSNPTSIDESSSVVLRYRTPHFRASARVLVPPVADKETWTVGWIQACNHMEFYNKYGSKGMSSWELPDLRDGKIQAISDSDGVNYPWYGNTTETCTVVGPTKKDTKFVVSMNDNFYPSVTWGIPVSDSNVPQLTSIHRDQSFTTWLVAINQTSGETLVLQTVRWRMQLNIDVDPDKSLGKRATLREPLVQEQPQVLGKNEPIPPNAMVKPNANDAQVLMWRPKTGNPVVVIPPKY; this is encoded by the exons ATGCGTCAATCTCTCCTAAACGAAAGGACATTTTTGTGGATTTTATTGCTATTATATGCAATGGGCTGTATTCAGAGTATCAGGTGTAAGCCGAAGAGTTTCCGTGAGAGTATCATCGTTCTCGAGGTGAACTCCTCCATCGATTCCAACCCTACCAGCATAGACGAATCGTCCAGCGTTGTGCTGCGCTACCGGACACCCCACTTCCGTGCATCGGCTCGGGTTCTGGTCCCGCCCGTAGCTGACAAGGAGACCTGGACGGTTGGCTGGATCCAAGCGTGCAACCACATGGAGTTCTACAACAAATACGGATCGAAAGGGAT GTCAAGCTGGGAGCTTCCAGATCTGCGTGACGGAAAGATCCAGGCTATTAGCGATTCGGATGGTGTCAACTACCCCTGGTATGGAAACACCACGGAAACCTGCACAGTGGTCGGCCCTACCAAAAAGGACACCAAGTTTGTCGTCAGCATGAACGACAACTTTTACCCGAGCGTGACCTGGGGTATCCCAGTGAGCGACAGCAACGTTCCTCAACTCACCAGCATCCATCGTGACCAGAGCTTCACCACCTGGTTGGTGGCGATTAACCAGACTTCAGGAGAGACGCTGGTGTTGCAGACAGTACGCTGGCGTATGCAGCTGAATATCGACGTGGACCCGGACAAATCGCTTGGTAAGAGGGCCACGCTGAGGGAACCCCTGGTTCAGGAGCAACCGCAGGTGCTGGGGAAGAACGAGCCCATTCCACCCAATGCCATGGTTAAACCAAATGCCAATGATGCCCAGGTTCTCATGTGGAGACCCAAGACAGGTAACCCTGTCGTGGTCATCCCACCCAAATACTGA
- the LOC115821276 gene encoding inactive phospholipid phosphatase 7: MPLNPSRSRVRDRGNIMGRPEFLSLNQFPRNSNVEGRGTVRRAGQTKYQQSQQSEHSHESIDSAKERKETSKLPDEDCMQLNPSFKGIAINSLLAIDICLSKRLGVCAYTSSSWGNVRSMVTLLALTGHGITWICGTLVCLTRSNTLAGQEVLVNLLLALILDVMTVAGVQKLVKRKGPWEMTPGFLDCVAMDMYSFPAAHASRAAMVSKFLLTHLVLAVPLRILLVLWAFLVGLSRVLLGHQHLTDMACGFALGLLHFSLVETVWLSSSACQTLISIGTLSWSPFQ, encoded by the exons ATGCCTTTAAATCCGAGCCGATCAAGAGTTAGAGATCGGGGAAATATCATGGGAAGACCGGAGTTCTTGTCACTGAATCAGTTCCCTCGAAATAGTAACGTCGAAGGTCGTGGCACAGTAAGACGTGCGGGCCAAACAAAATACCAACAGAGCCAACAAAGCGAACACTCACACGAGTCTATCGACAGTGCCAAGGAGCGCAAAGAGACGTCAAAATTGCCGGATGAAGACTGTATGCAACTTAATCCGTCTTTTAAGGGGATAGCGATTAACTCTCTCTTAGCTATTGACATTTGCTTGTCCAAACGACTGGGCGTCTGTGCCTACACGTCGTCTTCGTGGGGAAATGTCCGTTCTATGGTCACTTTGCTTGCGCTGACTGGGCACGGAATCACGTGGATTTGCGGCACTCTGGTCTGTCTCACAAGGAGCAATACTCTGGCGGGACAAGAAGTCTTGGTCAATCTTCTTCTTG CTCTCATACTGGATGTCATGACCGTGGCTGGGGTGCAGAAACTGGTCAAGCGCAAAGGACCCTGGGAGATGACCCCTGGTTTCCTTGACTGTGTTGCCATGGACATGTATTCGTTCCCAGCAGCTCATGCTAGTCGGGCGGCCATGGTGTCTAAGTTCCTCTTGACTCACTTGGTACTTGCAGTCCCATTGCGTATTCTCTTGGTGCTCTGGGCCTTCCTGGTGGGCCTGTCCAGGGTTCTTCTGGGCCATCAGCACCTGACAGACATGGCATGTGGCTTTGCGTTGGGCCTCCTACACTTCAGCCTGGTGGAGACGGTGTGGCTGTCCTCCAGCGCATGCCAGACTCTCATCTCCATCGGGACCCTCAGCTGGAGCCCCTTCCAATAG
- the prrc2b gene encoding protein PRRC2B → MSDRLGQITKSKDGKSKYSSLSLYDKYKGKSIENQKTTVVPRHGLQSLGKVATARRMPPPAHLPSLKSENKGNDPNVIIVPKDGTGWANKQEQPDQKSSTASTAQLPELQPQLALQKSVSNLQKPTPVASQESISTGGPKQWAQLNGTAAEHDGSRASNRLQPFSHEEFPTLKAAGEQDKAGKERSAFDPSYGPGPSLRPQNVTSWREGGGRNLQPSALSPALSAEPEGKASGAAETVTPPPPSSSSSSSSSSSNTATATAPSPELKESSLRLGQPLRRPAPSTLHYQLHHPSTTYHDMLPAFMCPKETHDAQGSSEHSPATVVAPVRFDARPTFRPVYPAPESVNGDVRRENRFIRAPPRPSPRPIRRPGERAPRPAIINPDDLKDLDDLDNDCEDGWAGLHEEVDYSEKLKFSDDEEDHSPCEKNKIWGDWENHRERQSSLSSGEGPYAQDGPEEELYQRQQESLSSRKPSRLASSDSQHQQKGSSATGESAEEQDEPQRQAAPRGKFVTADISEAVERARRRREEEERRAREERLAACAEKLKKLDEKFGKTERPVRSGDPLQKDLDRELSQSPGKESSRPHSEGWQHAVKEASDPPSDQPPSQDYRDDSPGGFNYHNEDDSHEATSPLPDYSRHQKAMPPRFQKQQQQQEQVYKVPQWQQSGHPTQSGSNHPQRGYYPPHVLGFDPRWMLMPPYMDPRMTQGRSPVDYYPNPVQSSGMMKPVMQQDHLNSPGSASDEGCHPSMHQDRRAPSTEPYPVWNQDGYPPARSFTPPYQRQRENTDRSQGDDRSDQSCSQQDSYEERSNDRVESPAEDFSHQGCRQGRNSDISLGSQREVSHEENLLPPSHNRSHQGDCDYSKPDPKETSGARHQKDNSESRHEVFDSSSKDKGYDSDFWRKDGALKKDGGCQAQWSDPGSSSSSSVSQPSESSNRTFRRTGPIKKPVLKALKVEDKENEKPRSEPEEKPVPYRLEKEVLTNVYDLKKDSQPLANRRSVSPVVASPEEKQPIPPKAEKVCNQSEDTNKESTWDSAKTQSRDVSDSRELTAPRRNNWIFIDEEQAFAGARGVGRGRGRGFREFSSRGGGRGGRSENTRGNFNSSNSGTQRANRGRGPREFVKTEDLQRGKPRRRNVSETLSETSEYEELPKRRRQKGTENGEATYAVTGDVKKADRDSWRSNKVYTDDQAASGDSREKTKTSRGFGRSLPPRLNTGYNRGFGSKDISTWRGRGTQFGNGGGSVQENGYGLGVEPYNRRPTEREPPKYAQKFSGSFMENGVEDRSGEGDYYIDNDNPDNRPLRRRRPPRQDKPPRFRRLRQEREPGGQWNSEEYVNGDFSNPWPGRAKTSEDNWPSQYSGGRSHDFGGQRQAEDWETGSENSDFNDWREKRGGSSQQGEVPADSVHGESGSGEKRELSKRSFSSQRPLVDRQNRKGDPGILEGNKMSRSAETPNASSSNRNESWQNGVSSNCKRSPDDATSGLSSGSVYSVEQSEEALQASAMEGSGKMEKDLKARTMKGEMSEPLSQYDLNSYPIEGDAGASSTEGFQDALSKKQLRPHEEERRRKEQGAAVAVKNRSVASKMPPRFAKKQGSMSIEQPEEALSTGNLGTEIWETNSSTLTVQSSGGDSWSKQVSYTGSEPNSEVFKGTLTDSGIDLSTESQGSSADSSQRSSPYCTHKPEETKGCTPPQPKHDELKGLPPCQTEKDSDAGPEQSKEHKPGPIGNERSLKNRKGSEGVERLDRPLTPVNGVDIHVDNVIPVPPIEFGVSAKDSDFSLPPGSTPVPVSNPVTKLQDALASNATLTQAIPMLRRDHLQPGINLNPISFPSTDLTLKMESARKAWENSQSLPEQGSPGGAGSGTQPPCSAGSSSGVSYSSFGGVSMPPMPVASVAPSVSMQGNHIPPLYLDGHVFPSQPRLVPPAMTQQQSYQQAAAAQQIPISLHTSLQAQAQLGLRGGLPVSQSQEMFNSIPPFRSQVYMHPNLSQPNPMVLSGGAPLKGPYSAFPGMQPSEMVKPQSGSHYQPINGSQPLVYDSPMNQAPGMGTSQLMDSQLIQVTMPLPGSQLRYGSAQQHLILPQSIQLQQGQNLPVGAPPRRMMPPGSQPPVMTASREPPQMEMKGFQFSDKPSHSPGIPGGSYRPGSASPSGKPSGPQAVGPLPGHYTQQVPTPQGSMVMHMRPPTTGPFPNPIQRPVMPVSKTVIIRSPPYPSPGREPPHSTPPSNPEPAAKGPEEGMKVKALRDARQAVGEGKTPSVVMPTKLQEPLPTGQVKPARTGAIKPQSVKIEEGKA, encoded by the exons ATGTCCGATCGTTTGGGGCAAATAACCAAGTCCAAGGATGGGAAAAGCAAGTACTCCTCGCTCAGTCTATATGACAAGTACAAGGGAAAGTCAATAGAGAATCAGAAAACCACAG TTGTTCCGCGACATGGATTGCAGAGTCTTGGAAAAGTGGCCACTGCCCGGCGCATGCCCCCACCCGCTCACCTGCCGAGCctgaaatcagaaaacaaaggaaacgATCCCAACGTGATAATTGTGCCCAAAGACGGAACAGGATGGGCAAACAAGCAGGAACAACCCGATCAAAAGAG TTCCACTGCATCAACAGCACAGCTGCCGGAGTTGCAGCCGCAGCTGGCTTTACAGAAATCTGTCTCCAATCTTCAGAAGCCGACGCCGGTAGCCAGCCAGGAG AGCATAAGCACAGGTGGACCAAAGCAATGGGCACAGCTAAATGGAACGGCAGCAGAGCACGATG GTTCAAGGGCCTCAAACCGACTGCAGCCCTTCTCTCACGAGGAATTTCCGACTCTGAAAGCAGCCGGAGAGCAGGACAAAGCTGGCAAGGAAAGAAGCGCCTTCGATCCGTCGTATGGGCCCGGACCAAGCCTCCGCCCCCAGA atGTAACGagctggagggagggaggcggGAGGAACCTTCAGCCCTCTGCTCTGTCCCCTGCCCTCTCTGCGGAGCCGGAGGGCAAGGCCAGCGGCGCAGCTGAAACTGTGACGCCTCCtcccccttcctcctcttcctcttcctcctcatcatcctccAACACCGCTACTGCCACGGCTCCATCTCCTGAGCTGAAGGAGTCTTCACTCCGCCTAGGCCAGCCCCTCCGTCGGCCTGCTCCATCCACCCTGCATTACCAGCTCCACCACCCCTCTACCACCTATCATGACATGCTGCCTGCCTTT ATGTGCCCTAAAGAGACTCATGATGCCCAGGGCTCCTCTGAACACAGCCCTGCCACTGTGGTTGCTCCAGTACGTTTTGATGCCAGGCCTACCTTCAGACCGGTCTACCCTGCCCCAGAATCTGTCAA TGGTGATGTGAGGAGGGAGAATCGCTTTATCCGAGCGCCGCCTCGTCCTTCACCTCGGCCGATCCGTCGGCCCGGTGAACGAGCCCCTCGTCCTGCCATCATTAATCCTGATGACCTGAAGGATCTGGACGACTTGGACAATGACTGTGAAGATGGCTGGGCAG gtCTTCACGAAGAGGTGGATTACAGCGAGAAGCTCAAATTcagtgatgatgaggaagatCACTCTCCCTGTGAGAAGAATAAGATTTG GGGTGACTGGGAGAATCACAGGGAGCGTCAGTCTTCTCTGAGTTCGGGAGAGGGCCCGTATGCGCAGGATGGCCCCGAGGAAGAGTTGTACCAGCGGCAGCAAGAGTCTCTGTCCTCCAGGAAGCCCTCCAGACTCGCTTCCTCTGACTCACAG CATCAGCAGAAGGGTAGCAGCGCGACGGGGGAATCTGCTGAGGAGCAGGACGAGCCTCAGCGCCAGGCGGCTCCGCGAGGGAAGTTCGTCACCGCGGACATATCGGAGGCCGTGGAGCGTGCCAGGCGGCGCCGTGAAGAGGAGGAACGACGGGCCCGCGAGGAGAGACTGGCCGCTTGTGCGGAGAAACTGAAAAAGCTCGATGAGAAATTCGGCAAGACGGAAAGGCCAGTGCGTTCTGGGGATCCTTTGCAGAAAGATTTGGACAGGGAGCTGTCCCAGTCTCCAGGCAAAGAATCTTCCAGACCTCACTCAGAGGGCTGGCAGCATGCTGTTAAGG AAGCATCTGATCCACCCTCAGATCAGCCTCCCAGCCAGGACTACAGAGATGATAGCCCTGGTGGTTTTAACTATCACAATGAGGATGATAGTCATGAGGCCACCTCTCCCCTCCCAGACTACAGCAGGCACCAGAAGGCCATGCCTCCGCGCTtccaaaagcagcagcagcagcag GAGCAAGTGTATAAGGTGCCACAGTGGCAACAGTCAGGTCATCCTACACAGTCTGGCTCTAACCACCCCCAGCGTGGATACTACCCACCCCATGTCCTTGGATTTGATCCACGTTGGATGCTTATGCCCCCATACATGGATCCCCGCATGACGCAAGGACGCTCTCCGGTCGATTATTACCCGAATCCTGTTCAGTCGTCCG GAATGATGAAACCAGTAATGCAGCAGGACCATCTGAATAGTCCTGGCTCTGCCTCAGATGAGGGCTGCCATCCCAGTATGCACCAAGATAGGAGAGCCCCCTCCACAGAGCCTTACCCAGTGTGGAACCAAGATGGATACCCACCTGCACGCAGTTTCACCCCTCCCTACCAGAGACAGCgtgaaaacactgacagaagCCAGGGTGATGACAG GAGCGATCAGTCGTGCTCTCAGCAGGACTCTTATGAGGAGAGGAGCAACGACCGAGTTGAAAGCCCGGCCGAGGACTTTTCACACCAGGGCTGTCGCCAGGGTAGAAACTCAGACATTTCTCTGGGCTCTCAGAGAGAAGTTTCTCATGAGGAAAATCTCCTGCCCCCATCACACAACAGGTCCCACCAGGGAGACTGCGACTACTCCAAGCCAGACCCCAAAGAAACCTCTGGCGCCCGGCACCAGAAGGATAATTCTGAATCTCGTCATGAAGTGTTTGACAGCTCTAGCAAGGACAAGGGCTATGACTCCGATTTCTGGAGGAAAGATGGTGCCCTGAAGAAGGATGGCGGCTGTCAAGCGCAGTGGTCGGACCCAGGGtcgagcagcagcagcagtgtcAGCCAGCCGTCTGAATCCAGTAACAGAACTTTTAGGAGGACTGGACCTATTAAAAAGCCTGTGCTGAAGGCCCTGAAGGTTGAggacaaagagaatgagaagcCCAGATCTGAGCCAGAGGAGAAGCCTGTCCCATACAGGCTGGAGAAGGAGGTACTCACCAATGTGTACGACCTGAAGAAAGACAGCCAGCCTTTGGCGAACAGGCGCTCTGTCTCTCCCGTTGTAGCCTCCCCTGAGGAAAAGCAGCCCATTCCTCCCAAAGCAGAGAAAGTCTGTAACCAAAGTGAAGACACCAACAAGGAGAGCACCTGGGACAGCGCAAAGACTCAGTCCAGAGATGTGTCGGATAGTAGGGAGCTGACGGCACCTCGTCGCAACAACTGGATTTTTATTGACGAAGAGCAGGCGTTTGCAGGGGCCAGAGGGGTAGGCCGTGGGCGTGGCAGGGGCTTCAGGGAGTTCAGCTCACGGGGTGGAGGTCGTGGAGGACGAAGCGAAAACACTAGAGGAAACTTTAACAGCAGCAACAGCGGCACCCAAAGGGCAAACCGAGGCCGAGGGCCACGGGAGTTCGTCAAGACAGAGGACCTGCAAAGAGGCAAGCCTCGTCGGCGTAATGTGAGTGAAACCCTTAGCGAGACCTCAGAGTATGAAGAGTTGCCCAAACGCCGGCGCCAGAAAGGCACTGAGAATGGCGAAGCCACGTATGCTGTAACAGGTGATGTTAAAAAGGCAGACAGGGACTCCTGGAGATCAAACAAGGTTTACACAGATGATCAAGCTGCCAGTGGAGATTCGCGGGAGAAAACCAAAACCTCCCGTGGATTCGGGCGATCACTGCCTCCCCGCCTTAATACTGGATATAACCGTGGGTTTGGATCAAAAGACATTTCTACTTGGAGAGGTAGAGGAACCCAGTTCGGAAATGGAGGTGGATCTGTGCAAGAAAATGGGTATGGCCTTGGTGTGGAGCCTTACAATAGGAGACCAACCGAGCGTGAGCCCCCAAAGTATGCCCAGAAGTTCTCAGGATCATTCATGGAGAATGGAGTAGAGGACAGATCAGGAGAAGGCGACTACTATATCGACAATGACAATCCTGATAACCGACCCTTACGAAGAAGACGTCCCCCGCGGCAGGACAAACCTCCACGCTTCAGGCGGCTCCGTCAAGAGCGAGAACCAGGGGGACAGTGGAACAGCGAAGAGTACGTCAACGGAGACTTCTCCAATCCTTGGCCTGGTCGTGCAAAGACAAGTGAAGATAACTGGCCCAGTCAGTATTCTGGTGGGAGATCTCACGACTTTGGTGGGCAGCGTCAAGCCGAGGACTGGGAAACTGGCTCGGAGAACAGTGACTTCaatgactggagagagaagcGTGGAGGCAGCAGCCAGCAGGGAGAAGTACCTGCGGACTCAGTCCACGGCGAATCAGGCAgcggagagaagagagagctttCTAAGCGAAGCTTCTCTAGCCAGCGCCCCCTGGTTGACAGGCAGAACCGTAAGGGAGATCCGGGGATCTTGGAGGGCAACAAGATGTCTCGTTCAGCAGAAACTCCAAATGCAAGCTCTTCAAACAGAAACGAGAGCTGGCAGAATGGAGTATCCTCAAATTGCAAAAG GAGTCCAGATGATGCGACTTCAGGCCTGAGCTCTGGGTCTGTGTACAGCGTGGAGCAGTCTGAGGAGGCCCTGCAGGCGAGCGCTATGGAAGGCTCGGGGAAGATGGAGAAGGACCTGAAGGCCAGGACCATGAAGGGGGAAATGTCAGAGCCCCTTTCTCAGTACGACCTGAATAGTTACCCAA TTGAGGGTGATGCAGGAGCATCTAGCACAGAGGGATTTCAAGATGCCTTGTCCAAAAAACAGCTGCGCCCACACGAGGAGGAGCGCAGGAGGAAGGAGCAAGGAGCAGCT GTGGCCGTGAAAAACCGATCAGTGGCTTCGAAAATGCCTCCCCGCTTTGCTAAAAAGCAGGGGAGCATGTCCATTGAGCAGCCAGAGGAGGCGCTGTCCACCGGCAATCTTGGCACAGAAATCTGGGAGACCAACAGCAGCA CTCTCACTGTTCAGTCGTCTGGGGGTGACTCGTGGTCGAAACAAGTGTCCTACACAGGGAGTGAGCCAAACTCAGAG GTGTTTAAGGGGACACTGACTGACAGTGGCATTGACTTGAGCACTGAGTCTCAGGGGTCCTCTGCCGACTCCTCCCAAAGAAGTTCCCCTTACTGTACCCACAAGCCAGAGGAAACCAAGGGGTGCACCCCACCCCAGCCCAAACACGATGAGCTCAAAGGGCTTCCGCCCTGTCAGACGGAAAAG GACTCTGACGCTGGACCCGAGCAGAGTAAGGAACACAAACCGGGCCCGATCGGGAACGAGCGCTCGCTTAAGAACCGCAAGGGTTCTGAAGGTGTGGAACGTCTGGACAGGCCCCTCACACCCGTCAATGGAGTGGACATCCACGTGGACAATGTCATCCCTGTGCCACCCATTGAGTTTGGGGTCAGCGCCAAAGACTCAGACTTTAGCCTGCCCCCGGGATCCACACCGGTGCCCGTCTCCAACCCTGTCACCAAACTGCAGGACGCACTGGCCAGCAAT GCGACTCTTACTCAAGCCATCCCAATGTTGCGCAGAGACCACCTCCAGCCAGGCATCAACCTCAACCCCATTTCTTTCCCCAGCACAGACCTCACTCTTAAG ATGGAGTCTGCTCGGAAAGCCTGGGAGAACTCGCAGTCTCTGCCCGAGCAGGGCTCGCCTGGTGGGGCAGGCTCTGGCACGCAGCCTCCCTGCAGCGCCGGCTCCTCCAGCGGAGTCAGTTACAGCTCCTTCGGAGGAGTGTCCATGCCTCCCATGCCTGTCGCCTCTGTCGCCCCCTCTGTCTCCATGCAAG gtaATCACATCCCCCCTCTTTATCTAGATGGTCACGTCTTTCCAAGTCAACCCCGCCTCGTCCCTCCAGCCATGACCCAACAACAGAGCTACCAGCAA GCTGCGGCTGCCCAGCAGATCCCTATCTCCCTGCACACCTCTCTGCAGGCACAGGCCCAGCTTGGTCTCAGGGGCGGCcttcctgtctctcagtcccAGGAGATGTTCAACTCCATCCCGCCTTTCAG ATCCCAGGTTTACATGCACCCAAACCTGTCTCAGCCTAACCCCATGGTGCTCTCTGGAGGGGCTCCACTCAAAGGACCCTACTCTGCCTTCCCAGGCATGCAGCCCTCAGAGATGGTCAAGCCCCAGTCCGGATCCCACTACCAGCCCATTAATGGTAGCCAGCCCCTGGTCTACGACAGCCCAATGAACCAGGCCCCTGGCATGGGCACTTCTCAGCTCATGGACTCTCAGCTCATCCAG GTGACCATGCCCCTGCCTGGCTCTCAGCTGCGGTACGGCTCTGCTCAGCAGCACCTGATCCTCCCCCAGTCAATCCAGCTCCAGCAAGGCCAGAACCTGCCTGTCGGAGCCCCTCCCCGCAGAATGATGCCCCCTGGATCCCAGCCCCCGGTCATGACCGCCAGCAGAGAG CCCCCGCAGATGGAGATGAAAGGGTTCCAGTTCTCAGACAAGCCCAGTCACTCTCCAGGGATACCTGGTGGCTCCTACAG GCCTGGTTCGGCGAGCCCTAGCGGAAAGCCATCTGGACCCCAGGCTGTCGGCCCTCTTCCTGGACATTACACACAGCAG GTCCCTACCCCTCAGGGCAGCATGGTGATGCACATGCGACCTCCCACCACCGGGCCCTTCCCCAACCCCATCCAGCGTCCAGTCATGCCAGTCAGCAAGACCGTCATCATCCGCTCTCCTCCTTACCCCAGCCCTGGGCGAGAGCCACCTCACTCTACGCCCCCGTCCAACCCCGAGCCCGCCGCCAAGGGGCCTGAGGAGGGCATGAAG GTGAAAGCCCTTCGGGATGCTCGACAGGCGGTGGGTGAGGGGAAGACGCCCTCGGTGGTAATGCCTACCAAGCTGCAGGAACCCCTCCCTACGGGACAGGTCAAACCAGCCCGCACTGGAGCCATCAAACCTCAGTCTGTCAAAATCGAGGAAGGCAAAGCCTAA